The Sulfolobus islandicus Y.N.15.51 sequence ACAGTAAATTTCCTACGTTTCTGCATCATTATTATACCCTAATTCCCCTCCTTTAATTTGTCTCTCTGTGAATTTCCTACGTTTCCAATGACAATCATTCCATTTTACGTTTTATCTAAATTATACAAACGTTTTTCTTTCTTTATGGCCTAAACTAATTTTTCAGATGAAATTAGCAGTGTGTCACTTTAAAACTAGTATTACTTTATGCAAGCGTATTACTTTGGGTGGAATATAGGGTATTTTAAGTAGAAAAACATTAGAAATTTACTGTATAACTGGGGAGTTAATTATTACCTATAATTAAAATTTTCCTGAAAAATGACCATATGACTATACTAAATCATTTCTATACGGTCACGTCACCTACTGATAATGGCAAATTATTTTTAGAGTCTATACTGTTAAGATTCTAACAGTTTTGAAAAAGATTAATAAGTAACTTTTTTAGCTTAAATATGTGTCAATGGTAATCAGACGTATGTTTATAAAGTCTACCTTAGCCGTCTCTTTTTCAATATCGTATTTATTGTATATTATTGCTAAGATATCTTTCGGATCTGGTAAACTCGCCTTTATTATAGCATTGTTACAATTATATCCTTATTTCCTAATCGATTATTTGCCTACAGTACAAGTTGTTTCGTTGTTCTTCCAATCTCTTTTATTACTTCTTTTCGCTATTTTCATTTTATTGATTACTTACATGTTATTTTTATTCTACAAATTATACAAAATGGTAAAAACTTCAATTTTGAAGTAATATTGATATAACCTGTGGTCTAGATATTACCAATACAGTCATAGGAAACAGGTTTAACAGTAGAAACATTAGAAATGAATGTGATAAGGGAAACATTGAAAGGTGGTAAAGGTGAAGTTATAAAAAACCCTAAGGTCTTTATTGATCCGTTATCTGTATTTAAGGAGATTCCGTTCAGAGAGGATATACTAAGGGATGCTGCAATAGCTATTAGGTATTTTGTTAAGAATGAGGTCAAGTTTTCGAACTTGTTTCTTGGATTAACTGGTACTGGGAAGACTTTCGTAAGTAAATACATCTATAACGAGATTGAGGAGGTTAAGAATGAGGATGAGGAATATAAGGATGTAAAACAAGCTTATGTTAATTGTAGAGAAGTTGGTGGAACACCACAAGCAGTATTATCATCCTTAGCTGGTAAGCTGACTGGTTTTTCAGTGCCTAAGCATGGTATTAATCTAGGTGAGTACATTGATAAGATAAAGAATGGTACTAGGAACATAAAGGCCATAATATATCTTGACGAGGTTGACACATTAGTTAAGAGGAGAGGGGGAGATATAGTACTTTATCAACTGCTAAGGTCAGATGCTAATATATCAGTTATTATGATTAGTAATGACATAAATGTTCGTGACTATATGGAGCCTAGAGTTTTATCATCCTTAGGTCCTTCAGTTATCTTTAAACCTTACGACGCAGAACAACTGAAATTTATCCTTTCAAAGTACGCAGAATACGGTTTAATAAAAGGTACCTATGATGGTGATATACTGGGTTATATTGCAGCTATCTCTGCTAAAGAACATGGTGATGCAAGAAAGGCAGTCAATTTGCTTTTCAGAGCAGCTCAGCTAGCTTCTGGTGGGGGGATGATTAAAAAGGAGCACGTAGATAAGGCGATCGTAGATTATGAACAAGAGAGGCTTATAGAGGCCGTAAAAGCCCTTCCTTTTCACTATAAATTAGCTTTAAGAAGTCTAATAGAGTCAGAAGATGTGATGTCTGCTCACAAAATGTATACTGATCTTTGTAATAAGTTCAAACAAAAGCCTTTATCGTATAGAAGATTTTCAGACATAATATCGGAGTTGGATATGTTTGGGATAGTTAAGATAAGGATAGTTAATAGGGGTAGAGCTGGTGGAGTTAAGAAGTATGCTTTAGTGGAAGATAAGGAGAAGGTGTTAAGGGCACTTAATGAGACTTTTGAAGATAGTATTGGTATTGGTGATTTTGTTGATGATGTGGGAGAAAATTAAGAGGCTAGAAGAAAGATTGTATGAACTAAGAAAGGAAATTGAGGAAGTTGAAAAAGAATTAGAAGAATTACCAAGCGGACATCTTGAGGTAAAGACGATTAACGGAAATGTCTACTATTACTTAAGGTATTGGGAGGATGGTAGACTAAGAAGCAAATATATTGGCAAGTTCGCTAGTGATATTAAGGAAAAACTTTTAAAGAGCGAGCAATTAAGAAGAAGATTAACACAATTAAAAGAGGAAGAAAAGAAGTTATCCAATATTATTGACAAAATAGAAAAGATTATTACTGATTATTAAATATGTCCTTTTATGTACGTTTTACTTTAAGATAATCTTAAATAAACTGTTCTCTATATATATATATAGAATAGTGATACCTGTGATAATAGCATCAGCTCAGACATCGGTTTCCCAAGCGTTATCTGGGATAGCGACTAGTATTATTGACGCAATACCTTCTATAATAGTGTTTATAATAATACTAATAATAGGTTATATAATAGCTAATATAGTATCGTATTCCATTAGGGCATTTTTAGGTAGGATCTTCAGAGAAGAACACGTTAGAGCTAGTGTTGACATTATAGCAGGTACGATAAAGGCGTTAATCATATTAATTGCACTATCAATAGCTCTTTCTTTTCTACAGCTAGGAGCAGCTTCTGGATATGTTCAACAGATAGCTAATTATTTGCCTAAGTTAGCTGGGGCTATAGTACTCCTTACCATAGGCTTAACTCTAGTTAATATTTTAGTTGATTACATGCAGAGGCAAATAGGAGCTAGATCTCAAGATGATTTAATAACTGCGATATTTAACGTTCTGAGGTTTGGTCTATATGCTGCAATAATAACTGTTGCTGCAGCCTTAGCAATTTTTAGTGTTATACCGTATGTCGATCCTTATGTATTTTATGCAGTAATATTAGGTGCAGTAATATTATACGCAGCATATGCTTTGATTGATAAAGTGCTAGTTCCCTTTGCGAACTCTAATCCAGACCTAGCCTATGTAGCAAATTATGGTAGACTGATATTGTATATAATTGTACTACTAATTGCAATTGCTATAATAGTTGAACCCTTCGGAAACGTTACATCGATAATATACGCTTTATCATGGGGTCTGGCGATAGCTTTTGCCATAGCATTAATTCCTCTAGTTATAGCTTTAGTAAAGAAATTCTTAGCAGAAATTAAGTGATTCTTTATAACAAGCTATTTTTTAACTCTCGTTTACTTATATTTTTTATGAGTGGAATTTTCTCGAAGGGACTAGAGGAACTTAAAAATAACGGTTGGTTAATATTAGAGGATGGGAAGAAGATTAAGAAGGAATTTAAGTTTAAGGATTTTAAGCAATCAATAGATTTCTTGAAAGATATACAACCATCAGCTGATGCTTTAGATCATCATCCTGATGTTTGTATCTATTATAATAGAGTAATAGTGGAGTTAACAACCCATGATATGGGAGGATTAACAGATCTTGACTATAAATTGGCTATAAAAATTGATGAACTTTATAAAATGAAAACTAGTAATTTATAGTAAGAATTGACGTGTAAAATGACAATAGTGTTTTTGTACATTAATCCTTGCACTATTTATCAAAATTTTAAGAAGTTAGAAAGAACTCAATACGTTCTCTTCCACCAACTTTAACTCCTTTATTTACTTTTATCTTTAGGAAGTTTTCTAATATACTTATTTGACCTTTCATTTTAACGTTTAGTATTTTTCCAGGAAATCTCCATATTGCCTCATATGGATATTCCGTGATCTCCTCCTCATAGAAGTTTTCGTACACGTTTAATCCTTTCCTTAATTTTCCCCTAAATGTTATTATAAACTCAATAACGGGATGGGTTATATCTAAAAGGAAAATGTCTGTACTAACTACTTTAGCCCTTGTTGATCTATCGTTTATTATTATTTTTTCGACATCTAAAAAACTCTGCATGTTTCCCTTAACTACCTCTATCTCTTTATCCAGCATTTCCCTTGTTAGACTTGCGTAATAATTTTCAGGATCGTAATAGTAGAAAAAAGTGTATTGCGTTACGTTACCTAACTTATCCATAACGAAATTTCCTAAGCTGAATATCGGAGTTATTTTTTCGCTCATCTTTTCCTCCTTTTCCGCCCTATCTCTACTTGCAAATAGGGCTGTAAAACTTCTTTTAGTGCTGGACATTCATTTAACTTTCGTTTTAACTCAGTTAGGAAACAGCATAGCGCTCCTAATCTCTCCATACTTGTAAACTTTATCGAGTTCTGTGGTCTCTCAGTGGATATTGTTAAGAATTTGGCTTGTCCAGATAATGCCTTTAAGTAGAGTTTTCCCGTAGAAGCTAATTCCGTAGTTGTCCATTTTCCCTCAGTGGATTCTGGTAATTTTATTTCATTCCAAGAAATGTTATTGCACTCAGTTTGACATTCAAATTCCTCATCTGTACTAATTAAGTCTACAACCTCTGCCTCTGCAATCTGTGCTGTGGGTGATAAGAAGTTTGATGTAGCAGTTTTCAATTCCTCTTTTTGATATGCACAACATGCCAGAGTTTGTAATTCATCCACCATTTCGAAATCTCTTAGATTTATGTTATTTGTCCCTCTTACAGTGGATATTGTGAGTAATGTAATTGATTTAGGAAGCATGAGTACTTCGAATTTAAAATAATTTG is a genomic window containing:
- a CDS encoding mechanosensitive ion channel family protein, which gives rise to MIPVIIASAQTSVSQALSGIATSIIDAIPSIIVFIIILIIGYIIANIVSYSIRAFLGRIFREEHVRASVDIIAGTIKALIILIALSIALSFLQLGAASGYVQQIANYLPKLAGAIVLLTIGLTLVNILVDYMQRQIGARSQDDLITAIFNVLRFGLYAAIITVAAALAIFSVIPYVDPYVFYAVILGAVILYAAYALIDKVLVPFANSNPDLAYVANYGRLILYIIVLLIAIAIIVEPFGNVTSIIYALSWGLAIAFAIALIPLVIALVKKFLAEIK
- a CDS encoding Cdc6/Cdc18 family protein, with the protein product MNVIRETLKGGKGEVIKNPKVFIDPLSVFKEIPFREDILRDAAIAIRYFVKNEVKFSNLFLGLTGTGKTFVSKYIYNEIEEVKNEDEEYKDVKQAYVNCREVGGTPQAVLSSLAGKLTGFSVPKHGINLGEYIDKIKNGTRNIKAIIYLDEVDTLVKRRGGDIVLYQLLRSDANISVIMISNDINVRDYMEPRVLSSLGPSVIFKPYDAEQLKFILSKYAEYGLIKGTYDGDILGYIAAISAKEHGDARKAVNLLFRAAQLASGGGMIKKEHVDKAIVDYEQERLIEAVKALPFHYKLALRSLIESEDVMSAHKMYTDLCNKFKQKPLSYRRFSDIISELDMFGIVKIRIVNRGRAGGVKKYALVEDKEKVLRALNETFEDSIGIGDFVDDVGEN
- a CDS encoding 4a-hydroxytetrahydrobiopterin dehydratase is translated as MSGIFSKGLEELKNNGWLILEDGKKIKKEFKFKDFKQSIDFLKDIQPSADALDHHPDVCIYYNRVIVELTTHDMGGLTDLDYKLAIKIDELYKMKTSNL